The following proteins come from a genomic window of Paenibacillus swuensis:
- a CDS encoding HD domain-containing protein translates to MAGLMEEKVFKDPIHKYIYVQDPVIWDLINTKEFQRLRRIRQLGTSYLTFHGAEHSRFSHSLGVYEVTRKIISQFERSGYPDWPREEKLLSLCAALLHDIGHGPFSHSIEQAFHMHHEDWSCRIIQGDTEVHAVLSRISPEFPDQVASVICKNYAKPIVVSLVSSQLDADRMDYLLRDAYFTGVNYGTFDLDRILRVLRPHNGRIVVKESGMHAVEDYLMSRYQMYWQVYFHPVTRSSEIILRQIFRRAKELYAQEYNFGFMPHPLSGLFENTLTVEQYLLLDEAFIQTIFMQWTRESDGLLSDLCNRFLYRKLYKYIPLQQVDGNLLEQIKANLIRVGLQPDYHMELDFPSDLPYDVYRPGEAGEKMPILLLEGKDKYTEISRKSEIIRSISGIHMGQNQIYYPEDLLKASASMLDPEVRRFFGL, encoded by the coding sequence ATGGCCGGATTGATGGAAGAGAAAGTGTTTAAGGATCCCATACATAAATACATTTACGTTCAGGACCCTGTAATCTGGGACTTAATCAATACCAAGGAGTTTCAACGGCTGCGGAGAATCCGCCAGCTGGGTACTTCTTATTTGACGTTTCACGGAGCCGAACATAGCCGATTTTCTCATTCTCTCGGGGTGTACGAGGTTACACGTAAAATTATTTCCCAATTTGAGCGGAGCGGGTATCCGGATTGGCCGCGGGAAGAAAAGTTGCTTAGCTTGTGCGCCGCTTTGCTGCATGATATCGGTCACGGACCCTTCTCCCATTCTATTGAACAGGCTTTCCATATGCATCATGAAGATTGGTCTTGTCGAATCATACAGGGGGATACGGAGGTTCATGCCGTATTATCCCGAATATCGCCTGAATTTCCGGATCAAGTAGCTTCAGTCATTTGCAAAAACTATGCCAAGCCCATCGTTGTCAGTTTAGTTTCCAGTCAACTGGACGCGGACCGGATGGACTACTTGCTCCGTGATGCGTACTTTACCGGAGTTAACTATGGCACGTTTGATCTGGACCGCATCCTAAGAGTATTGCGTCCGCATAATGGAAGGATTGTCGTTAAGGAATCCGGGATGCATGCCGTTGAGGACTACCTGATGTCCAGATATCAGATGTATTGGCAGGTTTATTTCCACCCCGTTACCCGTAGCTCAGAAATCATACTTCGACAAATCTTTCGCCGCGCCAAAGAACTTTACGCACAAGAATATAACTTTGGATTTATGCCGCATCCGTTATCAGGTTTGTTTGAGAACACGCTAACGGTAGAACAGTATCTGTTATTGGATGAAGCGTTTATTCAGACCATATTCATGCAATGGACTCGAGAATCCGACGGGTTGCTAAGCGATTTGTGTAACCGGTTCTTATATCGTAAATTATATAAATATATTCCTCTGCAACAGGTCGACGGAAACTTGTTAGAGCAGATTAAAGCGAATTTGATTCGAGTCGGACTACAGCCGGATTACCATATGGAGTTGGATTTTCCTTCAGATCTGCCCTATGATGTTTATCGTCCGGGCGAAGCGGGTGAGAAGATGCCCATCTTATTATTAGAAGGAAAAGACAAATACACGGAAATATCGAGGAAATCCGAGATTATTCGCTCCATCAGCGGTATCCATATGGGGCAGAACCAGATCTATTATCCGGAGGATTTGCTAAAAGCTTCAGCTTCCATGCTGGATC
- a CDS encoding AbrB/MazE/SpoVT family DNA-binding domain-containing protein, producing MMKSTGIVRKVDELGRVVIPIELRRTLGIGEKDALEIYVDGERIMLKKYEPACIFCGNAENVTYFKGKIVCNECVSEMPTPVTK from the coding sequence ATGATGAAATCTACCGGTATTGTAAGAAAAGTAGACGAGCTAGGACGGGTGGTTATTCCGATTGAGCTGCGTCGCACATTGGGCATTGGCGAGAAAGACGCATTGGAAATTTACGTAGACGGCGAGCGGATCATGCTGAAGAAATATGAGCCTGCCTGCATTTTCTGCGGTAACGCCGAGAACGTTACTTACTTTAAAGGCAAGATCGTTTGCAACGAATGTGTATCCGAAATGCCTACCCCTGTGACAAAATAA